Genomic window (Amaranthus tricolor cultivar Red isolate AtriRed21 chromosome 7, ASM2621246v1, whole genome shotgun sequence):
AGAATAACATACCAAAAGAACAAAGGCTGGGTTGTACGCGCGACAGTCCCTCCGAATCTGTATCATCAGATTTAAGACTCCATTCCAACAAGAGCAGCAGCCAGCAAGAGACATATTACCAGCTTGAAAAAGATTCACCAACTTGCAGTGGCTGAACAGGAAAAGCATATGGGGAATTCCAATCAGCATCAAAAATTTGTTGCAGTTGAGAAACGATAGCTGGATTGTATGTGCCAAAACTGACCCCAGCTGTTGCGTAAAAATAATCCCATACGAGATTACTTGTTCCAATGTGAGCTCGAACATCACTGACTGCATATTTTCCATGATTCACCCTTGTATAAGCAGGGTAAAGGTTTCCAGTTCTAGTTCCATTGATAAAGGCTGGTCCTGTTGAATTATAACCAGGCACCTCATAGTATTTGATTTCCACTTTGCCTGAGCAATGGTTATAGGTTGATGAATGGCATAGGACATTTGTGTAGAGCAGAGACTTTAAATACTGATCTGTGTTGTTGATCATATGTGCCCATCTAGCCACAAGAAGCTTGACTGTTGCCTTTTTGGAGAAGACTACCTATAAGTTCTAACGATTAAAAAGTGTCCAAGTAACAACTCAATAACATCACCAAAGCCATAATCCCAACATACAGGGTTTGTTGAAAGAATTTAAACAAATTTTGGGCAATTGTCGATAATGTGAATTGTACTTTAATCAATCCTATCTAATACTTTCTCTTATTGTTTTTACTTGCAATCCTCAACACTTGAATAACTATTATCCCTAGATATGACTTCTgcatgtaaaaatttaaaaaattttatcgAAACTACATATAGAGAAAAATCTATCAAGATTTCCAATGACTATATTCATAGAAGATAATTCACTATAAATTATAGGTCAATCAACACTTGTGAATAGCCTAAAAGTcaaaatgttacaaataaaaaaaacagatGAAGTACTAATTTACATGTATAACAATTTTCTATGAGCATCGACaattacactatgtttggataacaattttagagagaaataaaggaaaagaagaaggggaaagggaaaggaagggaagagaaatggAAGAAAAGTAACTCTTATTTGTTTAGGAGGAAAGGGAAGCAAAAGGAACGAAGATGAGAGTTTCCCTCCAAATCTTAGCAACTATGAAGAGATTCAGACCTTATCAAAAATATTCATCTAATCCTTCAAATCCCTCCCCTTCAAATTCCATTCCTCCTATTTTGTTATCCAACTAAGAGATCCTTTATCCTTCAAAATCCCTCCCTTTTCCTTCTCTCTATTTCCTTGTATCTAAACGCACTCATAATCTACtccttcatttattattatttattgtcatGTTTCTAAATATCTTATTTAATCCCTAGTTCTTCCTATTCTAAGCTTTTCAAAATTCCAGCTTTCCACTTGTGAAGCTGATGCACATTTTGGTCCTCTTTGCACATGGTCCCACCAACATTGAAATCCTTTCACCCTATTTTCTCCTCTTTGCTTTAGTGAGTATCTTCTTTATTCACACTCATTTCTCTCTTTTAAGAAGAAAAAAGGTGGGTTCAACCACCTATTCTCTTGTACGAAAGGTGAAAATTGTCACCCTTCACCTAAATTTGTTACCCTTTGTCTAGTGGGTAACCGCTATTTTCAATGTGGCAAATAGTTATCACCCTAAATTTGATCACCCCACTAGAAATGCTCTTAGTAACCCACCTTGGTCACACAATTCTTCAGTCGCAACTCTATCTGAATTATTTTCACTATAACCTATGCTTGACATCTTCATATATGTACAACCAACTATAAAATATGCACAATAACAACTATTAATTGCAATCAAGTGGATCTCACTTAGGCAAAGTCTACATGTGCGCAGGAAAATTATCATGCCAAATTGCTTGTGCTACATGTGATTTCATGAAATGGCGCTACAGCCTACAAGGAGCTTGAGGATCACTTTCTTCAAAAGATCTCTAGATGAAATAATACAATCAACAATTAAGCACCAAAGATAAAACTGTAAGCCTAAAGGTAAATAGCTACTGCATGGTATTACAAAGAATAATCTTCCATGCTTCGTAAAGTTCTAACATAAGCTTAAAAAGAAAGACAGAcgcaaacaaacaataaaaccCATAGATACAACAGATTATTAACAATAATACCTCAGATATAGCTGATGAAAGAGAAGACCAGTAAACAGTTTGTTCTGTAAATTGAGACTGACCAAGCCAATCCATTGTACTGATCCTAACAATATATCCAGCTCCCACAGATCTTATTGTATCCATCCATGCTTGCTCATCTGTCTGGAATGTTCCAAAGGAGAGCTACAGAACAGAAGCATCTCATAATTAAACATTCACCCactgaaatataaataaaaaacgaATAGCGGCAACATATTCATGGATAAAAGTTAACCATTAGCATACCAAGCAGTTATTTTAGACAGTAATTAGAGATACATTGCAAAAACATTTTTTAGAGAAAATGATGGGAAAAAAAAGTGATTTGGGGCACATCCGaatgaatttaaatatttgtttcAATAGGTAATAAAAGGGAACAACTATCAAAACATTGAACCTGGGAACGAAGAAGAAAGGACACAGGAAGCAATGAAAAGATCGAAAAAGAGTCAATCAAAATGACTAGCAAGTAATTCCAAATAATCTTTGGCTTTCAATCTTTTATTAACGATTAGAAGGGAGCAATAATGAGCCTTAGCTTTCTATCCTAGAGGATATGAGGTGTGGTCCATTCCTCATTCCTTTAGGACTCTTTTCTAGGTTTAACTTACCATCTAAAGAACACCGTGCATATTACATTTATTTAGCAGAATTTTAAGAGAAGGTTTAAATCCTACATCTTTTATAGTAGGAAACAAGCATCTGGCGCAATTCAACTCAACAAGGAAGCATCAAGAGCTTCAACCACACCTCATTACCTCTGGAGGAGCAAAAGAGAGATAGCTGGAGCAACGTTGAGTTGTTGAACTATTGCTACATCCAGGAGTCTCAATTGGTAGCTTAAACATATATGGGTCTGACAGTAAAGGATATCCAGCTACGTGCTTAACATTTACGTATTCATGAAGAAGAGGGGACCTGAAATAATATTCTAATACATCTAAATCGTCCTTAGAAAGagcattaaagaaaaaattttgtaaaTCCTGCAGGAATTAGAAGGTAATTCAACAGAAGCATAATGTACACAAATTTGCATTTCCAATACCATACTTGCATCTTTCCTTAGAAACAACAAAATGCGACCAACAAGGAACTGTTCTATTAATTTGCCATTGTTGATCCCATGTTCTTGTCGTATATGCTGAAGCGTTTAGAAAACCAAGTCTCCACAAATTGTTATAATATACCTCAACCTTCTTGGCAATCTTTGGACAATCAGCAATATAGATCCCAACTTCTTTAACCTAATAACATTCACAAAAATGCAAACCTTAAATGCATGAGtctaagaaaatatataaatgtttgGGTTAATTTGATATTCATATAGGAGTCAaccaaaaaattacaactttttcAGAGTTCACCTGAGTGAGAGATTTCCAATCATTATTAGCGGATCCAATGTATACATCTTGATCATCTGATATCCATACTTTTGCATGGACTATACCAGATCCCCACCATTTTCCTAGTAAAAGAGTAACATTTTCAACATTTTGCCTCCCTTTTGTAAGGTCAGATATCTCTTTTGTAAAATCAGGATATACACCCGAGTGCTGCAAAAGCctattatgaataataaaaagcATAGTATGtacataaatatttattatgaaCTACAAAAAGACCTAGGATCTAAACCTGAGCTTGACATTGCGATCAGCAGCGTCTTCAATAGCTTTATATACACTAGAACCATCTTCGGCGCCAAAACTTTCCATTTCCTCTTTTGAGTACCCGTAATCCCCTGAAAGAGAATTATCAGAACCAGCAACCAATTGCCAATACTGTGCCATGATGTCCAGTTTTTTAGTTGAATTACCAGCTAACCATCGAAAGACATCAGctgaaaagcataaaaaaaatgttgtaataagaaaaatcaagtGTCAAACCTAATTCCAGCTCTCCTTTATAATATTGTAAATAAGTGAATTGTGATGCCAAGACAAACTAAGATTTCTTAGATATTTAGTGTATCCAAGAGTTGATTTAGAAGTATGATATTGTTGAAGGGAAGTAGAGACTACAGGGATTTGTAAGAGAAAAAGATGAAAGTAATGAAAAGATTGTGTTTGCTAATCTATGATATGATAAGTAAAAGATCCCTTTATATAGGGGTAAGAGGATGCCAAATCACAACCTTTGGCCTTTAATCTAATTGTAAACTCCTAACTATTCATGTAATTAATCTAGACTTAATACATGAACTTATTAATTAGGCATACTAAGAGTCTTCATCCATGCTAAATGTCTCTAAACCTTCTATATGTATTATTAACTAACACTCCTCCTTCAAACCTTTGGTCTTTATTGCAAGTAAGCCTCTGAGCTTCTCAAATCCGCTCTTTGAAAGCACTTTGGGGAAAATCTCAACTAACTAATCTTATCAAGTCAATCTTAACTAGCTTAACTTCACTGCTGTTCTAAGCTCTCTACTTGGCTTTAATATGATTTGTCTTATGATGAATGATATGATTCTTAGAAATTGTTATAAAGAATCACTATCACAATGGATATGTATACCTTCTCCTTGAGCTTAATATATGACATTATCTTTTTTAGCGATATTGTTTAATTTACAGCTTCACAAGTTGCAATGTATTCAGGTTCTGAGGTATTCTATATGGTCCATTGTAAACTACATCTTTATTAATCCAACACCCGCCCAACAACATCAGCACGCATGAGCCACTTATGAGTTAAGTGGCAATTTAATGTTGTTCTTGTCAAGTTCATCATGGCTTACACAGACACTTTCACTAATTCATATTGGCGTCTAGCCAATGCACACCAAACTCAAAGAATAAACTCTAATAAGAAGCCAAACACAACGAATGCTACTCAAAAACCGAACAGATAAATGAGTAATATGATTAATTATTAGTTATTCCAACAAAAAGGAAGCAAAGCAATGTAGTTGAATTGAAAAAGTACCAGTAGAAAGAACACCAGGAACAAGTGAGAGATGAGGCATGTCAGTAGGGATGGATTGAACAAGCCATGCCTTGCACTCCTCCTCCCTCATTATGCTTGCGGAAGAGGGTGATGATAAAGCAAACAAGAAAACcccaattgaaattgaaattactaCTAATGTCTTCATATTTTTTACAATCAATATCATACCCACTACAACTAATTGAATTTTGTCTTCTGGATTGATCTCAGAATCAAAAGATGCGATTGAGAAGTTGGAATTCTAAATCAGTAAAGTCAAAATACCTAATTTTTTACtataaattgatcattttttgaAGTAAATGCAAAAGAAGATAAATTTTCACTCCAAAAAGATTATTTACACCCGTTTACCAGATATGTGGAGAGAGAAAGTGTGGAAGGTAGAGAGAGAAAGTGTGGAAGCAAGACAGAGAAAGAAGGAAGAGCAAGACAGTGTATAATTACAGAGTGTCTTTGGACAGAGAAATAAATATGGACATGTTCTTTGAAGTCCTTTTCTTGAATTTTATGTCCAAAGTAATGTGCCCAATCCCAAAAAACTCCTTTCAATTAAATATCTCTCATAATATACCAATGTAAAACAAAATTGACCACACCATACTACATCTATATGGAAAGAAGGCGTAAGAtagaatttaagaaaaaagtttAATTTAGAGAAAATTATCTAAAATTATCTAAagtttttactgatttttctaaaataatttgaattttccTATTTTAGAATCAGTGTAACCGAAAATAATTATGGAGAATTTGTGAAGGAGGAATTTTAGGGACAAAAGTAGCATTAGTTTAGAAATGATGGTTATAGTGACATATACTAGaagtagacctgggaaaatttgatctgacccgaaaatgaacccgggacctgACCCGActaaacccgaacccgaccgacccgaaagcgacttaatccgaaacatgaccgacccgataattacccgaccgaaaaccgacccgttttgacagatttaatatcaatttttagagtaatttcaatgttagaattcatttcaaataaaattttagttttcaaagtatctcaacatattgagtatatcacttgaaccctaaaactcatcaatagatctcaaaaaacacgtatttaacgtctttttagccatcataattatttttctttaaaaacaggacgttataatcatcttaattgaatacatgtatcttgttaaatcagtcaaatgagtttttaattcttctacatttcagtaagcaaatcaatataatttatacgaacgtttcgcacgtttgaatgagcttttcaaaaaacgaatgtcgctaccctaaattataaaacgcgtatcttataagacgaaataagtacttagttgtatatctttccaacatgaaaattgagaagataattttaacgtcatttttatctaacgttacaattataataaacaaaataacttttataaagcgcgtatcttacaagtctttcaaaataagtattaattcccctatttttcttgcacttaaatgaacctgatataccaactattttttgaaaatcgtacatgtaatttctctaatgatttttttagacattttaatgatttttttttatgttgaattagtcgattggatattctaatgtattatggtaacccgttggttcaatccgaacctactcgaaacccagagtgatccgacctgaaactgacctgatccaaaactgacccgacccgaaaatgacccgaccgaaattgatccgacccaaaacccgaccgactgaccgttttcccaggtctaactAGAAGGTACATGCAGACTATAAGTCCATTTTGTAGTTATCCTGTTTAGCTAGAGAAAACACCGTATTGTTGGAGGAGTTggagaaaacaaagaaaaacgTGCTTGGGGCTACACAAAGCAAGAAAGACGATGAAAAAGACATTGACACTGCCACAGACAACTCTGCTACTGGAATAAGCAAATACCGAAGaggtagttgaaacttcgacaACAACCACCACCAGTAATCTAAACCAGGCTGATAAAGTCGTATATTCACAGGTGAGCGTCATCTAGCTAGTAGCTAGTCTTATTAAGTTGATATACTTAGTGGCGGATATAGGGTTTAGAGTCCTATGGGGCACCAATGAATAGACGAAATTAGTTAGTGTGAGCAGCAGATAGCATATTTGTGAAACAGTCTCTCAAACTAGGAAAAAGGTTTAATAGCAAGCAATTCCCCAACAAAACAGAGAAGAGAGCTGGGAGGGGTAGTCAACCACTCACTTGAGATTCATATTGATCAATCGAAAAAGTCAACCATAGTGTTCTGTTATTCAACCAACTTGAATCTTGACTTCACCTAAAACATAGCATTCATAAAATGAATTAAGCAACAAACTCAAATCTATTCACCCCAAACCAAGACTTGTGACTTTGGATTTGCATTCTAGCTTCACAGTAATTCACGTGAGATTCTAACCAAATACCTAAAAACATAATCTATAACTCCCACTTCTAATTTCTAAAGAATCCATGCTCTTCTGTGAATCTATGTACTTGGTGTGCTATTTAGTTCACAAAGCCCGAATGAACATTAGGTTATGGGACACAGTGGTTTTGCAATTCTAACTTCAATCAAATTTAGACGGCATTGTTATTAGATACCAAAAAACACTTATATGCAATAAGAatcaaaattaagaataaagattagaacaacaagattaagattaaaattagagattagaacataaagattaagagtgaaaatacctaaatcaaaattttgaacataaagattataattaagattagaacaaaaaaaattataaaatattccCCCGGGTCACGTGCCTCTAAGGGCCCATACATAGATCCGCCCCTGGATATACTACTAATGTTAATTTTTGCTCTGGCCCCAAAAATTGTTTAAGACGATTCTGCTTAAAACCACAGCTACTTTACTTGGCATGTCTAGTAATATAGGAAAATCAATCGATCAGTAGTTCCAGaatcaatttgtattttgaCCTATATATTGGTCAAGCTCATAAACTTTTACAATAATTTCACAATTTGTAGTATGGATAAAGCCAAGGGCGAAGTCAGAAAATAAAAGCTAAGGGGGCTGATAAAATATTTAGCATTATTAGcaatatataaattgaaaattataaaagggcCGAACTAGAAAAATAAATCGCAATAATTGACTACAATCATATTTATGTACAAGTTATTTTGAACTAACTCAAGTGAAGGTGGATGAGACATCAGACgaaaacacacataaaaataaaCCGCTAGCTATCTGGTGCTACTGCCAATTCTAATATAACCCATGGAAATACTGCTAATCGTACGAAGAACCATGTAAATGCAGGCAAGATGAAGAACAAGAAAATATCATATTATGAGACGTTGTAGAAGTATTTTCTGTGTTAGTAATGAACGTCAATTAGCTAGACATATATCATATTATGAGACGTCAAGATATTCGCTTTGAATAGAAACTGTATGTGCTGGAACATGGCCCTTAGTCTTAAGACCCTGAAAGAGGAGAAACCCTAATCACCACCATGAACGAAGGGCAAGACGAAACAGTCAGGATCCCTTCAGAGGTCCTAGCTCACTGGGAAAGACAACTTAACAACCTAGAGGACAAAACTTACTCCTCGACCAAGTCTCAGGACGACATGACTCACAAAAGCGGCAGGAACATGCCAAAAGGACCCTGACAGAGAATGAGGAACCTAAATACCTGCAGGATGGTTGCAACGAAAACGATGACGTGTCGAGAGACAACTACAATTATGCATAGAAAAACTGCCAATGCTTGTATAAGGCAAGGCACCATACCTACCTCATACCCTACTCATATAGGTGTACTAAAAGACAAGGAGGGGAGGACATGATGTAAAAACCAGTATATCACCTAACGCCGCGTAGATTTGCGAAATATCCCATGTCCCTTCCTACTGGTCCCAAGAAAGATTTTATTAAGGTAAAAGCCCAAATTGTGATTAGGGTTTTGGGAGACCCTCTCCTAAGGCCCACTACTATAAATATGCGATGTCATGTATAACCAAAGGTAAGATAACTTTTTACACTGAATACTGAGCACTCTTCTCTCAGAAAAAGATAGCTCTAAATCCCTAAAAGCTTTTCAGTGATTTTTTCACAACCCCTACTGACTTGATCATCGGAGGAGGACCCCTCTCCGGCCCTCGTTTGCTACCTTGTGCAACACACGGAGTGAAACGACCGGAAAAACACCTCCTCTCATAAGGCCAGAGTTCACCACTCCACCTAGTGAAGGGTTGACATCAGAGGAAGTGGCAACTCTTGCACATGGTCTCACTCAGGCAATTATAATCGCTCGAAGTAACCCAGTGATAACTCCTCCACCTAAGCACACAACACTGAGTAACCCAATTTCTTATCCTCATCAAGAGGAGGATAAGACAGAAAAACAACCTTGTGCCATCGAGCATGGAGAAGCAAGGCATAGGATTTGCAGTGTAAAACACAGATTGGGACCTAGAATTATCCCTGCAAAAAAGAGATTAGGCTCTCGACAATAGACCACTGATTGACTCAGAACAAGAGTCAAACAAAAATCAGTTCTATCACAAAACAGGAGGCTCAAAGTAGTCTGAAAAGCTGCATACCTGTAAAATCCGCCACATCCTTAGGACAAAAGAGGGGAATACACCACAGGCTAGGACCCAAGGGCTCTAATGTTAGAGAAAGATTAGGCCCATAGAGAGAAGTAGCCAAAGAAAACCCTAAGCGAGGACTCAAGATGCTATGTCGCACTCAGGCTTCTTGGTCTGGAGTACATGAAagtaaagaagaaaaagaaaccaTCAAAATGTGACAGATTCAACCTGACATTTCTGAGGACGAGAAGGAACCTGTCAGGAACCAAATCAGGCCAAGAAAAGCCAACGAGGAAAAAACGGCCTACTTGAAAAGAGAAGGACCAAAAGCAGGCAGaagaaggatcaaaaagcagcAACATCCTCTCCAACCCAAAAAATAAGGATGCCTAGCAGTTCACCATTTTCCCCAAATGGGTTGATTTGATGATTTTGAGAGGGTCAATGCTAACGGTTCCGAGAGGGTGAGAAAGAGGAGAAAGGAGGCTCGAAAGAGCAACGCATCAAAAATGAAGAACATAGCTTCACCCTGGCTTGGGGGAGGCAATTGCCCTAGCCTCGTGCTTCTTGCCTCCACTTCTTCCAAGGAGCGAAGAGTTCTTAGACCACTTTGAGGGTAGTGATGGTAATGCTGGGAGTAAAAGCCCTCCTAGCCTAGGTATGACCTTCTTTCCTCTTTATTATTGACtagtttttgtttgtgttgGATATTGTGACAATCCTGTTGACCTCTGTTTCAAAGGTTTCATCTTTTCCTTCTCTCTCCTTCTTTCCTAGGGACTAGCAAAGGCTTGGCTTGGGGGTGAATTGGTCAACATCATTGTCACTATTACCTGTTTGTTTGTGCATTTAGTGTCATTT
Coding sequences:
- the LOC130817486 gene encoding uncharacterized protein LOC130817486 isoform X1; amino-acid sequence: MILIVKNMKTLVVISISIGVFLFALSSPSSASIMREEECKAWLVQSIPTDMPHLSLVPGVLSTADVFRWLAGNSTKKLDIMAQYWQLVAGSDNSLSGDYGYSKEEMESFGAEDGSSVYKAIEDAADRNVKLRLLQHSGVYPDFTKEISDLTKGRQNVENVTLLLGKWWGSGIVHAKVWISDDQDVYIGSANNDWKSLTQVKEVGIYIADCPKIAKKVEVYYNNLWRLGFLNASAYTTRTWDQQWQINRTVPCWSHFVVSKERCKSPLLHEYVNVKHVAGYPLLSDPYMFKLPIETPGCSNSSTTQRCSSYLSFAPPELSFGTFQTDEQAWMDTIRSVGAGYIVRISTMDWLGQSQFTEQTVYWSSLSSAISEVVFSKKATVKLLVARWAHMINNTDQYLKSLLYTNVLCHSSTYNHCSGKVEIKYYEVPGYNSTGPAFINGTRTGNLYPAYTRVNHGKYAVSDVRAHIGTSNLVWDYFYATAGVSFGTYNPAIVSQLQQIFDADWNSPYAFPVQPLQVGESFSSW
- the LOC130817486 gene encoding uncharacterized protein LOC130817486 isoform X4, whose protein sequence is MILIVKNMKTLVVISISIGVFLFALSSPSSASIMREEECKAWLVQSIPTDMPHLSLVPGVLSTGDYGYSKEEMESFGAEDGSSVYKAIEDAADRNVKLRLLQHSGVYPDFTKEISDLTKGRQNVENVTLLLGKWWGSGIVHAKVWISDDQDVYIGSANNDWKSLTQVKEVGIYIADCPKIAKKVEVYYNNLWRLGFLNASAYTTRTWDQQWQINRTVPCWSHFVVSKERCKSPLLHEYVNVKHVAGYPLLSDPYMFKLPIETPGCSNSSTTQRCSSYLSFAPPELSFGTFQTDEQAWMDTIRSVGAGYIVRISTMDWLGQSQFTEQTVYWSSLSSAISEVVFSKKATVKLLVARWAHMINNTDQYLKSLLYTNVLCHSSTYNHCSGKVEIKYYEVPGYNSTGPAFINGTRTGNLYPAYTRVNHGKYAVSDVRAHIGTSNLVWDYFYATAGVSFGTYNPAIVSQLQQIFDADWNSPYAFPVQPLQVGESFSSW
- the LOC130817486 gene encoding uncharacterized protein LOC130817486 isoform X2; the protein is MILIVKNMKTLVVISISIGVFLFALSSPSSASIMREEECKAWLVQSIPTDMPHLSLVPGVLSTADVFRWLAGDYGYSKEEMESFGAEDGSSVYKAIEDAADRNVKLRLLQHSGVYPDFTKEISDLTKGRQNVENVTLLLGKWWGSGIVHAKVWISDDQDVYIGSANNDWKSLTQVKEVGIYIADCPKIAKKVEVYYNNLWRLGFLNASAYTTRTWDQQWQINRTVPCWSHFVVSKERCKSPLLHEYVNVKHVAGYPLLSDPYMFKLPIETPGCSNSSTTQRCSSYLSFAPPELSFGTFQTDEQAWMDTIRSVGAGYIVRISTMDWLGQSQFTEQTVYWSSLSSAISEVVFSKKATVKLLVARWAHMINNTDQYLKSLLYTNVLCHSSTYNHCSGKVEIKYYEVPGYNSTGPAFINGTRTGNLYPAYTRVNHGKYAVSDVRAHIGTSNLVWDYFYATAGVSFGTYNPAIVSQLQQIFDADWNSPYAFPVQPLQVGESFSSW
- the LOC130817486 gene encoding uncharacterized protein LOC130817486 isoform X5 is translated as MILIVKNMKTLVVISISIGVFLFALSSPSSASIMREEECKAWLVQSIPTDMPHLSLVPGVLSTADVFRWLAGNSTKKLDIMAQYWQLVAGSDNSLSGDYGYSKEEMESFGAEDGSSVYKAIEDAADRNVKLRLLQHSGVYPDFTKEISDLTKGRQNVENVTLLLGKWWGSGIVHAKVWISDDQDVYIGSANNDWKSLTQVKEVGIYIADCPKIAKKVELSFGTFQTDEQAWMDTIRSVGAGYIVRISTMDWLGQSQFTEQTVYWSSLSSAISEVVFSKKATVKLLVARWAHMINNTDQYLKSLLYTNVLCHSSTYNHCSGKVEIKYYEVPGYNSTGPAFINGTRTGNLYPAYTRVNHGKYAVSDVRAHIGTSNLVWDYFYATAGVSFGTYNPAIVSQLQQIFDADWNSPYAFPVQPLQVGESFSSW
- the LOC130817486 gene encoding uncharacterized protein LOC130817486 isoform X3; translation: MILIVKNMKTLVVISISIGVFLFALSSPSSASIMREEECKAWLVQSIPTDMPHLSLVPGVLSTADVFRWLAGNSTKKLDIMAQYWQLVAGSDNSLSGDYGYSKEEMESFGAEDGSSVYKAIEDAADRNVKLRLLQHSGVYPDFTKEISDLTKGRQNVENVTLLLGKWWGSGIVHAKVWISDDQDVYIGSANNDWKSLTQVKEVGIYIADCPKIAKKVEVYYNNLWRLGFLNASAYTTRTWDQQWQINRTVPCWSHFVVSKERCKSPLLHEYVNVKHVAGYPLLSDPYMFKLPIETPGCSNSSTTQRCSSYLSFAPPELSFGTFQTDEQAWMDTIRSVGAGYIVRISTMDWLGQSQFTEQTVYWSSLSSAISEVVFSKKATVKLLVARWAHMINNTDQYLKSLLYTNVLCHSSTYNHCSGKVEIKYYEVPGYNSTGPAFINGTRTGNLYPAYTRVNHGKYAVSDVRAHIGTSNLVWDYFYATAGPLQVGESFSSW